The following proteins come from a genomic window of Gottfriedia acidiceleris:
- the pnp gene encoding polyribonucleotide nucleotidyltransferase, with product MEQQKHVFSTELAGKTLTVEVGQLAKQANGAVLVRYEDTVVLATATASKEPKKVSFFPLTVNYEERLYAVGKIPGGFIKREGRPSEKAILASRLIDRPIRPLFADGFRNEVQVISMVMSVDQDCSSEMAAMFGSSLALCVSDIPFNGPIAGVVVGRINGEFMINPTVEQAENSDIHLTVAGTKDAINMVEAGANEVPEEVMLEAIMFGHQEIKKLIAFQEEIVAQIGKEKMEIQLHELDAELEKQIREICETELNAAIQVHEKHAREAAINEVKERVVLQFEENEADEETIGQVKEIFSMLVKEEVRRLITVEKVRPDGRKLDEIRPLSSQVGLLPRTHGSGLFTRGQTQALSICTLGALGDVQILDGLGIEESKRFMHHYNFPQFSVGETGPIRGPGRREIGHGALGERALEPSIPDQKDFPYTIRLVSEVLESNGSTSQASICASTLAMMDAGVPIKAPVAGIAMGLIKSGEHYSVLTDIQGMEDHLGDMDFKVAGTAKGVTALQMDIKIEGLSEQILKEALDQAKIGRMQILDSMLATISEPRTALSEFAPKILMMTINPDKIKDVIGPGGKQINKIIEETGVKIDIEQDGTVFISSVDQPMNERAKQIIEDLVREVEVGQLYMGKVKRIEKFGAFVEIFAGKDGLVHISELAEERIAKVEDVVSLGDEILVKVTEIDKQGRVNLSRKAVLKEQKEKAEQN from the coding sequence ATGGAACAACAAAAGCACGTTTTTTCCACGGAGCTTGCTGGTAAAACTCTTACTGTTGAAGTAGGACAATTAGCAAAGCAAGCAAATGGAGCAGTTTTAGTAAGATACGAGGATACTGTCGTATTAGCAACAGCAACTGCATCAAAAGAGCCTAAGAAAGTTAGCTTTTTCCCATTAACAGTAAACTACGAAGAGCGTTTATATGCAGTAGGAAAAATTCCTGGTGGATTTATTAAACGTGAAGGTAGACCAAGTGAAAAAGCAATATTAGCGAGTCGACTAATTGACCGCCCAATTCGACCATTATTTGCAGATGGATTCCGTAATGAAGTACAAGTAATTAGCATGGTAATGAGTGTTGATCAAGATTGTTCATCAGAAATGGCTGCCATGTTTGGTAGTTCACTAGCGCTATGCGTATCTGACATCCCTTTTAACGGACCGATTGCTGGAGTTGTAGTTGGTCGCATTAATGGCGAATTTATGATTAATCCAACTGTTGAGCAAGCTGAAAACAGTGACATACATTTAACAGTTGCTGGAACTAAGGATGCAATAAACATGGTTGAAGCTGGAGCTAATGAAGTGCCAGAAGAAGTAATGCTTGAAGCAATTATGTTTGGTCATCAAGAAATTAAAAAATTAATTGCATTCCAAGAAGAAATAGTAGCTCAAATTGGAAAAGAAAAAATGGAAATTCAGCTTCATGAACTTGATGCTGAATTAGAAAAACAAATTCGTGAAATTTGTGAAACAGAATTAAATGCAGCAATTCAAGTTCATGAAAAACATGCTCGTGAAGCTGCAATTAATGAAGTAAAAGAACGTGTTGTTCTTCAGTTTGAAGAAAATGAAGCAGACGAAGAGACTATTGGACAAGTTAAAGAAATCTTTTCAATGCTAGTAAAAGAAGAAGTGCGTCGTTTAATCACGGTTGAGAAAGTTCGTCCTGATGGAAGAAAATTAGATGAAATCCGTCCATTATCATCACAAGTTGGTTTACTACCTCGTACACATGGTTCTGGTTTATTCACTCGTGGACAAACTCAAGCGTTAAGCATTTGTACACTAGGAGCTCTAGGTGATGTGCAAATTCTCGACGGATTAGGCATTGAAGAATCAAAACGTTTTATGCATCATTATAATTTCCCACAATTTAGTGTTGGTGAAACAGGACCAATTCGTGGACCAGGTCGCCGTGAAATTGGACATGGAGCATTAGGTGAAAGAGCACTTGAGCCAAGTATTCCAGATCAAAAGGATTTTCCATATACAATCCGACTTGTATCAGAAGTACTTGAATCAAATGGTTCAACTTCACAAGCAAGTATTTGTGCAAGTACTCTAGCAATGATGGATGCTGGTGTACCAATCAAAGCACCAGTTGCTGGTATTGCAATGGGATTAATTAAATCTGGTGAACATTATTCAGTTCTTACAGACATTCAAGGTATGGAAGATCATTTAGGAGATATGGACTTTAAAGTAGCAGGAACAGCTAAAGGTGTAACTGCACTTCAAATGGACATTAAAATCGAAGGATTATCAGAACAAATTTTAAAAGAAGCATTAGATCAAGCAAAAATTGGTCGTATGCAAATTCTTGATTCTATGCTTGCTACAATAAGCGAACCAAGAACGGCATTATCTGAGTTTGCTCCAAAAATCTTAATGATGACAATTAACCCAGATAAAATTAAAGATGTTATTGGACCTGGTGGAAAACAAATCAATAAAATTATTGAAGAAACTGGCGTGAAAATTGACATCGAACAAGATGGAACAGTATTTATTTCATCTGTAGACCAACCTATGAATGAACGTGCAAAACAAATTATCGAAGACCTTGTTCGTGAAGTAGAAGTAGGTCAATTATACATGGGTAAAGTAAAACGAATTGAAAAATTCGGCGCATTCGTTGAAATCTTTGCAGGTAAAGATGGATTAGTCCATATTTCTGAACTTGCAGAAGAACGCATTGCAAAAGTTGAGGACGTAGTTTCACTTGGAGACGAAATCCTAGTAAAAGTAACTGAAATCGACAAACAAGGACGAGTAAATTTATCTCGCAAAGCTGTATTAAAAGAACAAAAAGAAAAAGCTGAGCAAAACTAG
- the rpsO gene encoding 30S ribosomal protein S15 — protein MALTQERKNEIISTYKTHANDTGSPEVQIAVLTENINSLNEHLRTHKKDHHSRRGLLKMVGKRRNLLNYLRNKDITRYRELINKLGLRR, from the coding sequence ATGGCATTAACTCAAGAACGTAAAAACGAAATTATCAGCACTTACAAAACTCATGCGAACGATACTGGTTCTCCAGAAGTTCAAATTGCAGTTTTAACTGAAAACATTAACTCTTTAAATGAGCACTTACGTACTCACAAAAAAGATCACCACTCTCGTCGTGGTTTATTAAAAATGGTTGGTAAGCGTCGTAACTTACTTAACTACTTACGTAACAAAGACATTACTCGTTACCGTGAATTAATTAACAAATTAGGTTTACGTCGTTAA
- the ribF gene encoding bifunctional riboflavin kinase/FAD synthetase, with protein MTKIIKITHPHSIKKEDCKETVLALGFFDGVHKGHQQVIKAAKEIADEKGLLLSVMTFDPHPSAILGNRDDAISYLTPLELKVKWMEKLCVDQLFVVEFSEEFATLLPQEFVDQYIIALNAKHVVAGFDFSFGKYGKGNMESLPFHSRGEFTQSTVSKFVLDDEKVSSTRIREAIKAGEMEEATHLLGRQYQIKGIVVDGDKRGRTIGFPTANISVSIPYALPSVGVYAVKCIVNGEIYEGMCNIGYKPTFYHEFQKQTIEVNIFEFNEDIYGKEVEIFWYARIRDEKKFNGITELIDQLQKDRETVKSYFRE; from the coding sequence ATGACAAAAATAATAAAAATCACCCATCCTCATTCAATAAAAAAAGAAGATTGTAAAGAAACGGTCTTAGCACTTGGCTTTTTTGATGGAGTACATAAAGGTCATCAACAAGTCATAAAAGCTGCTAAAGAAATTGCGGATGAAAAAGGATTATTATTATCAGTGATGACATTTGATCCACATCCATCAGCAATTCTCGGAAATCGTGATGATGCGATTTCTTATTTGACACCTTTGGAGCTAAAAGTGAAGTGGATGGAGAAACTTTGTGTAGACCAATTATTTGTTGTTGAATTCTCAGAGGAATTTGCGACACTACTACCACAAGAATTTGTCGATCAATACATTATTGCTTTAAATGCAAAACACGTTGTTGCTGGATTTGATTTTTCATTTGGAAAATATGGTAAAGGGAATATGGAATCATTACCATTTCACTCTAGAGGTGAGTTTACTCAATCAACAGTTTCAAAATTCGTTTTAGACGATGAAAAAGTAAGTTCAACACGAATTAGAGAAGCGATAAAAGCTGGTGAAATGGAAGAAGCTACCCACTTACTTGGCAGACAGTATCAAATTAAAGGGATCGTTGTAGATGGTGACAAACGTGGCCGAACAATTGGATTTCCAACAGCTAATATTTCTGTTTCTATTCCGTATGCATTACCATCAGTAGGTGTTTATGCTGTAAAATGTATTGTTAACGGTGAAATATATGAAGGTATGTGTAATATTGGATACAAACCAACTTTCTATCATGAGTTCCAAAAACAAACAATTGAAGTAAATATTTTTGAATTTAATGAAGATATATACGGAAAAGAAGTTGAAATTTTTTGGTATGCTAGAATACGTGATGAAAAGAAGTTTAATGGTATAACTGAGTTAATCGATCAATTACAAAAAGATCGTGAAACAGTAAAAAGTTATTTTCGAGAATAA
- the truB gene encoding tRNA pseudouridine(55) synthase TruB — MNGVIALNKPAGLTSHDCVFKIRKILKTKKVGHTGTLDPEVTGVLPICVGEATKLIPYLTDDRKKYIGEITLGFSTTTEDAHGEIIEQKKVDRVITREEILTILNQLTGEISQTPPMYSAVKVNGKKLYEYARAGIEVERPTRTVTIFEIILLDDRDVFEGDTISFKFEVFCSKGTYIRTLAVQIGELLGFPAHMSYLTRTKAGAFTIDDCVTFAELEENANDFTLDRVMLSMEQALNEYPRLDVNEIEEVRVFNGGFFPNTMNCKEGEYIAVYNENNRIIAMYTPNPKNNKVIKPTRVFHNQ, encoded by the coding sequence ATGAATGGTGTAATTGCACTAAATAAACCAGCGGGTCTTACCTCTCATGATTGCGTTTTTAAAATAAGAAAGATTTTAAAGACAAAAAAAGTCGGTCATACAGGAACCCTTGATCCAGAAGTAACGGGCGTCTTACCGATATGTGTGGGTGAAGCTACAAAGTTAATACCATATTTAACCGATGATCGGAAAAAATATATTGGTGAAATTACTTTAGGATTTTCTACAACAACTGAGGATGCTCATGGAGAAATTATTGAGCAAAAGAAGGTTGATCGAGTTATTACACGTGAAGAGATATTAACTATACTAAATCAATTAACAGGAGAAATTAGTCAAACGCCTCCTATGTACTCTGCTGTTAAAGTAAATGGTAAAAAGCTTTATGAATATGCTAGGGCTGGAATCGAAGTAGAACGTCCAACTAGAACGGTTACAATATTTGAAATCATTTTACTTGATGATCGAGACGTATTCGAAGGAGATACTATTTCTTTTAAATTTGAAGTTTTTTGTAGTAAAGGTACATATATTAGAACTTTAGCTGTTCAAATCGGTGAGCTTTTGGGGTTCCCTGCTCATATGTCTTACTTAACTAGAACAAAAGCAGGCGCATTTACGATTGATGATTGTGTTACATTTGCTGAATTAGAAGAAAATGCTAATGATTTTACTTTAGATCGTGTCATGTTATCGATGGAGCAAGCACTTAATGAGTACCCACGTCTAGATGTGAATGAAATAGAAGAGGTTAGAGTATTTAATGGTGGTTTTTTTCCGAACACGATGAATTGTAAAGAAGGAGAATATATTGCAGTCTACAACGAAAATAATCGAATTATTGCAATGTACACCCCAAATCCTAAAAATAATAAAGTAATTAAACCGACAAGAGTATTTCATAACCAATAG
- the rbfA gene encoding 30S ribosome-binding factor RbfA — MKVRAHRVGEQMKKELGEIIGRKIKDPRIGFVTVTDVQVTGDLQQAKVYISVLGDDEQRQNTLIGLAKAKGFIRSEIGQRIRLRKTPELIFEFDESVDYGNRIETLLTQINKENN, encoded by the coding sequence ATGAAAGTAAGAGCACATCGTGTTGGCGAACAAATGAAGAAAGAACTTGGTGAGATTATTGGTAGAAAAATTAAAGATCCAAGAATCGGCTTCGTAACAGTTACTGATGTTCAAGTAACTGGTGACCTTCAACAAGCTAAAGTCTATATTTCAGTATTAGGTGACGATGAACAACGTCAAAATACATTAATTGGATTAGCGAAAGCAAAAGGATTTATTCGTTCTGAAATTGGTCAACGTATTCGTTTACGTAAGACACCAGAATTAATTTTTGAATTTGATGAATCAGTCGATTATGGTAATCGAATTGAAACATTGCTAACTCAAATTAATAAAGAGAATAACTGA